The genomic window TATTGTTTGTTGATTTTTATCATCTTTCTCTATTCTGTTGCTAATGTCCTTTTTACTTTTTCTTTTGTGTTCCGCTTTCCTGCGGCACATCAGTTATAATATCACAGAAACTATTTTTCGTCAACAACTTTTTTTATTTTTTTAGAATATTTTTTTCATTTTATCAACTAACCTTTGATTTTATTAGGATTTATAGTTAAAAAAAAGCTATCATAATTTTAGATAGCTTTTTTTTAAACTATAATTTATCTAACCAAGCTCAATTATCTAGCACATCGCTAGGTTTTGACAAAGTATCTTTGTTATTAGCGATTATTAGTCAAGTTAAGTTATCTCTAATTCTTTTTTTAACATCAAGTTGTCTCCATGTTGGTGAATAAAGAATCCCTATGGCTCATTCCGTTGAAAATGCAAAACTCGCTCCGTAAACTTCGCTCAAACACGTTGCATTTTCTTAACTGCATTTCGCTGAGGGATTCTAATATTCACCTCTAAATTACGTCAACTTGATGTTAGGGATAATCTATTTTTACTTTTTATTAAAACGATAAATTATAGTTTTTATATTAATTCTTTAAAATCTATATATTTTAACATAATCTCTAAAGCAGCTTCTAAAATTTCTTTTTCAAGTGAATTAAATCTTGCTACAACACCACTATCAATATCTAATACTCCATATAAAACATCATCTTGAATTATTGGCAATACAATCTCTGATTTTGATCTCACATCACAAGCTATGTGTCCTGGAAATTCACAAACATTATCAACTACTACCACTTCTCTTTTTTCAGCTGTATATCCACATACACCTTCTCCAATTTTTATTCTTGTAGTGGCAGGCATTCCACAAAATGGTCCTAAAACAAGTTCATTTTCCTTTAAAAGATAAAAACCACTCCAATTGATATCTTCAAAAAAAGCATATATAAAAGCTGAGCTATTTGCTAAATTTGCAAGAGAATCTTTTTCTTTAGAAAGATAATTTTCTAATTCCTCTAAAAAAATTTTATATTTTTCTTCAACTTTAAAATTTTTATATAAATCTACATTAAATGCCATAATATCCCCTCTTTAAATTTTTTCATATATTATATAAAAATTTTTTTCTATTGCCAAGAAATAAGAATAAAAATAGCATTTCCAAAATTATTTTTTATTTTCCATTGAATATATAAAAGATGCTATATAAGTTGTAATTGGTGCTACAACAACTAAACCTATACTTCCAATAATTATCTTTATAACTTCAGAAACTACTAATTTCATATTCAAAATTTGGAGTATCGTTGTATCTCTCTCTAAAAAAAGTATCAATAGTGTTAAAAATCCTCCTGAATATGCTAACAATAAAGTTGTTGTCATTGTTCCTATTACAGATCTTCCTACATTGAATCCTGACTTTATTAGATCTTTTCTACTAATTTTAGGATTATGATATTTTAATTCTTGAATAGTAGCTGTCATATCCATAGCAATATCCATAGCAGCTCCACTTGCTCCAATAACTATTGCAGAATAAAAAATATCCAATATATTTATACTCATAGCACTTGAAAAAACTACACTTTGAGCTAGAGGTTGATTCATACCATCAATTCTAAAAGTATCACCAAACATAAAAGTTAAAGCTGCTGTTACAAATAGTCCTGACATAGTCCCTAAAAAAGCACTTGTTCCCTTTTTAGTAAATCCTGCTACTAAAAATATAATTAAAGCTGACAATAATATCAAGGTAAAAATTGTTATCATAAAAACATTTTCTCCCTTTTTCAATGCTGGTATTAGATATTCCCAAATTATAGCTACACTTCCTATAAAAGACACTAGAGATTGAACTCCAACCTTTCTTGCATAAACTATCAGTAAACTAACAAAAATAAAAGCAAGTCCACCTATTTTTTCAATTCTTAAAAGTGATAGAGCTTTTCCTTTTAATTCTCCATTATCATCTGTTACCACCATAAGAATTTTATCTTTTTCTTTATAAAATTCATCATACTCCATACTTCCACTTAAAAGATTTCTTACCTCTAAAGTTTTTCCCTTATGCTCTCCAGTTAAAATTTCAACATTTAAGTATTGAGATCCTATCTTTGATATTCCTTGAACTATTGCATCACTATTATCTACTGTAAGCACTCTTCCAATATTTTCCTGTTTAAAGAAAAACCCTTCCAGTTTTCCTTTAAAAACTAGAAGGGCAAGAAGAATCACTACAATAGAGATTCCTATTTTTCTCACTCTATTTCCCCCTATGGCTATTTAATCTCTTTTCCCATAGCTTTTCCAATTAATTTTGCAACATCTGTATTATCTTTAAATCCTGAAAACTCTTCTGCTCCATCTCCTACTGCTGCTAGTGGAACTTGTACAGCTGTATGTGCATATGATGTCCATTGCATTCCTGATCTTTCAGAGATTATATGTGTTGTTGCTATTGCAACTGGACTATATCCTCCAAATTGCTCACTTGCATTTTTATCTTTATCTTCTAAATCCATAGCTTTAACAATTTTATCTTTTTCATCAGCTGTTAAATCTTTTAATCCCATGTTGTCAGCTATGTATTTAAAATATTCATCTCTATTTCCAATATAAGCTTTTTGAAGTACATCTTCTACTGAAACTTTAACATTTTTTAATTCATTTAGTTTTAAGAAATAGTTAGCACCAAATCCAAGTCCCATTCCTCCTGTTTCATGGTCTGCTGCAATTACTATTAAAGTATCTTTTGGATTTTTTTCATAAAATTCATAAGCTGATTTTATTGCATCATCAAATGCTATTGTATCGTAAATAGTTCCCATTACGTCATTGGCATGTGATGCATGGTCAATTCTTCCACCTTCTACCATCATAAAGAATCCATCTTTATCTTGTTTTAAAAGTTCAATTCCTTTTTCAGTCATATATTTTAAACTAGGAACTTCAGATTTTCTATCTATTTCATATGGCATATGTGATGCTTCAATAGCTACAAAAGCTTTTTCTCCCTCTTTTGGAGTCCAATTTTTATAATCTTTAATTGAAGATTCTGATACAAATGTTTTATATCCTTTATCTGCAAACTCTTTTACAAGATCTCTATCATCTTTTCTCTTACTTGGAAGTTCTCCACCTTTTTTTACAAAGTGTCTAAATCCTCCACCTGCAAAGTAATCTACATTACTTTTTACATAATCTTCAGCTATTCCGTTTTCATCATCTCTATCTATATTGTGAGATGCAAATACTGCTGGAGTAGCATGAGTTATTCTTGTAGTAGTTACTAATCCTGTTGCTTTTCCATCCTCTTGAGCCATTTCTAAAAGAGTTTTTAGATCTTTACCTTTAGCATCCTTTGCTATATAACCGTTATTTGTTTTATGCCCTGTTGCCAATGCAGTTCCTGCTGCTGCTGAGTCTGTAATTAAAGTATCTGCTGAATATGTAGTTGTTATTGCTGAAAATGGAAGTGAGTTTAATAGAAGTTTTCCATCCTCTTTCATCACACCTTTTTTATACTCTTCAGCTATCTGTCTTTGAGCTGCTCCCATTCCATCCCCTATGAAATAGAAGATATATTTAGGTTGTGCAAAACTTGTAGCTGCCATTAAAGCCATTCCTGCTAATACCATATGTTTTCTTTTTAACATATTTTACTTTCCTCCTTGAACATTTCAATTTTATGCTTTCAAGGCTAGATTACTCCTTAAGTGTTAAATAAGTTTTATTTTCTTGTAAAATATATGTAAAACATTCTTTAAACTATAATTTCCAAAAGTAGAGGAATGCAAACGACTACTACTTTTGAGACACAGAAACGGAGTTTCTGTGATCCTTAAATCTATATTTACAAAATTTATATTTTTTAGAGAATTTATTTTTCCTTTCTCTAATATCAGCTAAATGTAATTTCCAAAAGTAAAGGAGTACAAACGACTATTACTTTTGAGATACAGGCGAAGATTTATCGGAGTCCTGTAAAAATTAATAAAAAGAAAGTTACGAAATCTGACGCTAAAAATTCCGACGTGTTTGAAGACGAAGTCGAGTTCCAAAAATAGAGGAACTTTAGTGACTACTATTTTTGAGATGCAGAAGTGAAAGAATGAAACTTCTGCGATACCCATAGTCAGATGAGTGTTACTCTCTCTTTATTCTTTGACATGGAATTTAGCTGATATTTAAAAGAAATAGAGATAACTTAACTTGACTAATAATCGCTAAATACAAAGGTACTTTGTCAAAACCTAGCGATGTACTAGATAACTGAGCTTGGTTAGATAAATTATAATTTTTATAGAAAAAAGCTAAGAAAATTGATAATTTAATATCAACCTCTTAGCTCTCTCTTAAAATATAATTTTTTCCCTTTTATACCCTACATATTCTGGGCTTTCATCACAAATACCAACTGTTTTAAAATCTTTTTTCTCATAATAACTATTTAATTTATTATTGTTAATATTACAATCTAAACGAAGAGTTTTTTTGCTATTTTCTCTGCATAAATTTTCACAATACTCTATAATTTCACTTCCAATTCCTCTTATTTTAGTATCTGTTGCAAAATTATGAATATAGTAAGCTGGCACATCATTTTCCCATCTTTCATCTTCCTCTAGCAAAACAAATGTTCCAACTATTTTTTGAAAATTTTCTACAAGAAATAGTTCTCTATTCTCAACTTTACTTTTAAAATAATTAAAATCATAGAGTTTTAAATACTCTTCATCCCATTGATTAATATCATTTTCTTTCATCCAAAGGCATCTATTTTCTATTACTTTCATCACTGATAAAATATCATCTACTTCTGCCCTTCTAAAAATGAAATTCTCTTTTTCCACTGTTCCTACCTAACTTCTATAAAAT from uncultured Fusobacterium sp. includes these protein-coding regions:
- a CDS encoding YibE/F family protein encodes the protein MRKIGISIVVILLALLVFKGKLEGFFFKQENIGRVLTVDNSDAIVQGISKIGSQYLNVEILTGEHKGKTLEVRNLLSGSMEYDEFYKEKDKILMVVTDDNGELKGKALSLLRIEKIGGLAFIFVSLLIVYARKVGVQSLVSFIGSVAIIWEYLIPALKKGENVFMITIFTLILLSALIIFLVAGFTKKGTSAFLGTMSGLFVTAALTFMFGDTFRIDGMNQPLAQSVVFSSAMSINILDIFYSAIVIGASGAAMDIAMDMTATIQELKYHNPKISRKDLIKSGFNVGRSVIGTMTTTLLLAYSGGFLTLLILFLERDTTILQILNMKLVVSEVIKIIIGSIGLVVVAPITTYIASFIYSMENKK
- a CDS encoding GAF domain-containing protein, which gives rise to MAFNVDLYKNFKVEEKYKIFLEELENYLSKEKDSLANLANSSAFIYAFFEDINWSGFYLLKENELVLGPFCGMPATTRIKIGEGVCGYTAEKREVVVVDNVCEFPGHIACDVRSKSEIVLPIIQDDVLYGVLDIDSGVVARFNSLEKEILEAALEIMLKYIDFKELI
- a CDS encoding GNAT family N-acetyltransferase, with the protein product MEKENFIFRRAEVDDILSVMKVIENRCLWMKENDINQWDEEYLKLYDFNYFKSKVENRELFLVENFQKIVGTFVLLEEDERWENDVPAYYIHNFATDTKIRGIGSEIIEYCENLCRENSKKTLRLDCNINNNKLNSYYEKKDFKTVGICDESPEYVGYKREKIIF
- a CDS encoding alkaline phosphatase → MLKRKHMVLAGMALMAATSFAQPKYIFYFIGDGMGAAQRQIAEEYKKGVMKEDGKLLLNSLPFSAITTTYSADTLITDSAAAGTALATGHKTNNGYIAKDAKGKDLKTLLEMAQEDGKATGLVTTTRITHATPAVFASHNIDRDDENGIAEDYVKSNVDYFAGGGFRHFVKKGGELPSKRKDDRDLVKEFADKGYKTFVSESSIKDYKNWTPKEGEKAFVAIEASHMPYEIDRKSEVPSLKYMTEKGIELLKQDKDGFFMMVEGGRIDHASHANDVMGTIYDTIAFDDAIKSAYEFYEKNPKDTLIVIAADHETGGMGLGFGANYFLKLNELKNVKVSVEDVLQKAYIGNRDEYFKYIADNMGLKDLTADEKDKIVKAMDLEDKDKNASEQFGGYSPVAIATTHIISERSGMQWTSYAHTAVQVPLAAVGDGAEEFSGFKDNTDVAKLIGKAMGKEIK